In Gorilla gorilla gorilla isolate KB3781 chromosome 12, NHGRI_mGorGor1-v2.1_pri, whole genome shotgun sequence, the following are encoded in one genomic region:
- the LOC115933152 gene encoding inactive serine/threonine-protein kinase TEX14-like isoform X4 has product MALLTDCLKLESFLLKISTALFLGSKLRHPYLLQLMAVCLSQDLEKTRFVYERITIGTLFSVLHERRSQFPVLHMEVIVHLLLQISDALRYLHFQVFIHRSLSFYAVHIISPGEARLTNLEYMLESKDRGVQRDLTRVPLPTQLYNGAAPEVILQKAATVKSDIYSFSMIMQEILTDDIPWSGLDDSVVKKALVLGNYLEADVRLPKPYCDIVKSGIHVKRKDQTMNLQDIQYILKNDLKDFTGAQRTQPTESPRVQRYGLHPDVDVYLGLTSEHPRETPDMEIIELKEMGSQPHSPRVHSLFTEGTLDPQAPDACLMARETQNQDAPCPAPFMAEEASSPSTGQPSLCSFKINEIYSGCLILEDDIEEPPGAASSLEADGPNQLSGGQQPDTSGNYPTLPRFPRMLLTLSDPGKQNTDEQFQCTQGAKDSLETSRIQNTRSSIRRQT; this is encoded by the exons ATGGCTCTCCTAACTGACTGCTTAAAGCTGGAGTCATTTCTGCTCAAAATATCTACAGCTTTGTTTTTGGGAAG caaGCTGCGGCACCCCTACTTGCTACAGTTGATGGCTGTGTGTCTCTCGCAGGACCTAGAGAAAACCCGCTTTGTGTACGAGCGCATCACTATCGGCACATTGTTCAGTGTCCTTCATGAACGA CGGTCCCAGTTCCCAGTGCTGCACATGGAGGTGATTGTGCACCTGCTGCTCCAGATATCTGATGCCCTGAGATACCTGCATTTCCAGGTGTTTATCCACCGCTCCCTCAGCTTCTATGCTGTCCATATCATCTCCCCAGGTGAAGCGAGGCTGACCAACCTGGAGTACATGTTGGAAAG CAAGGACAGAGGTGTACAGAGGGACCTGACTCGAGTGCCCCTTCCTACGCAGCTATACAACGGGGCCGCACCAGAAGTGATCTTACAGAAGGCAGCCACAGTGAAATCAGACATCTACAGCTTTTCTATGATCATGCAGGAGATTTTAACAG ATGACATACCCTGGAGTGGCTTAGATGACTCAGTTGTTAAAAAAGCCTTAGTCTTGGGGAATTATTTAGAAGCTGATGTCAGGCTTCCGAAACCTTACTGTGATATTGTTAAGTCAGGCATCCACGTCAAGCGGAAAGACCAAACTATGAACCTTCAAGATATCCAGTATATTCTGAAGAATGACTTAAAG GATTTTACTGGAGCCCAGAGAACTCAACCAACCGAGAGCCCCAGAGTGCAGAGATACGGACTCCATCCTGATGTCGATGTCTATCTAGGACTGACTTCAGAACACCCCAGAGAGACCCCTGACATGGAAATCATAGAGCTAAAGGAAATGG GCAGTCAACCTCATTCACCAAGGGTTCACTCTTTATTCACTGAGGGGACACTAGATCCTCAGGCCCCAGATGCATGTCTGATGGCCAGGGAGACTCAGAATCAAGATGCTCCTTGCCCTGCTCCATTTATGGCAGAAGAGGCCAGCAGCCCCAGCACAGGTCAGCCAAGCCTCTGCAGTTTCAAAATCAACGAGATCTACTCAGGCTGCTTGATTTTGGAAGATGACATAGAAGAGCCTCCAGGAGCTGCTTCATCTTTGGAGGCAGACGGACCTAACCAG CTTTCAGGGGGTCAGCAGCCAGACACCAGTGGCAACTACCCAACCCTACCAAGATTTCCAAGAATG
- the LOC115933152 gene encoding inactive serine/threonine-protein kinase TEX14-like isoform X2, translating to MALLTDCLKLESFLLKISTALFLGSKLRHPYLLQLMAVCLSQDLEKTRFVYERITIGTLFSVLHERRSQFPVLHMEVIVHLLLQISDALRYLHFQVFIHRSLSFYAVHIISPGEARLTNLEYMLESKDRGVQRDLTRVPLPTQLYNGAAPEVILQKAATVKSDIYSFSMIMQEILTDDIPWSGLDDSVVKKALVLGNYLEADVRLPKPYCDIVKSGIHVKRKDQTMNLQDIQYILKNDLKDFTGAQRTQPTESPRVQRYGLHPDVDVYLGLTSEHPRETPDMEIIELKEMGSQPHSPRVHSLFTEGTLDPQAPDACLMARETQNQDAPCPAPFMAEEASSPSTGQPSLCSFKINEIYSGCLILEDDIEEPPGAASSLEADGPNQVGELKSMEEELDKMEREACCFCSEDESSSKAETEYSFEDWDWQNGSLSSLSLPESTIEAKSNLNNMSMTEEYLISKCVLDLKIMQTIMHENDDRLRIIEQILDEVEMKQKEQEERMSLWATSREFTNAYKLPLAVGPPSLNYIPPVLQLSGGQQPDTSGNYPTLPRFPRMLLTLSDPGKQNTDEQFQCTQGAKDSLETSRIQNTRSSIRRQT from the exons ATGGCTCTCCTAACTGACTGCTTAAAGCTGGAGTCATTTCTGCTCAAAATATCTACAGCTTTGTTTTTGGGAAG caaGCTGCGGCACCCCTACTTGCTACAGTTGATGGCTGTGTGTCTCTCGCAGGACCTAGAGAAAACCCGCTTTGTGTACGAGCGCATCACTATCGGCACATTGTTCAGTGTCCTTCATGAACGA CGGTCCCAGTTCCCAGTGCTGCACATGGAGGTGATTGTGCACCTGCTGCTCCAGATATCTGATGCCCTGAGATACCTGCATTTCCAGGTGTTTATCCACCGCTCCCTCAGCTTCTATGCTGTCCATATCATCTCCCCAGGTGAAGCGAGGCTGACCAACCTGGAGTACATGTTGGAAAG CAAGGACAGAGGTGTACAGAGGGACCTGACTCGAGTGCCCCTTCCTACGCAGCTATACAACGGGGCCGCACCAGAAGTGATCTTACAGAAGGCAGCCACAGTGAAATCAGACATCTACAGCTTTTCTATGATCATGCAGGAGATTTTAACAG ATGACATACCCTGGAGTGGCTTAGATGACTCAGTTGTTAAAAAAGCCTTAGTCTTGGGGAATTATTTAGAAGCTGATGTCAGGCTTCCGAAACCTTACTGTGATATTGTTAAGTCAGGCATCCACGTCAAGCGGAAAGACCAAACTATGAACCTTCAAGATATCCAGTATATTCTGAAGAATGACTTAAAG GATTTTACTGGAGCCCAGAGAACTCAACCAACCGAGAGCCCCAGAGTGCAGAGATACGGACTCCATCCTGATGTCGATGTCTATCTAGGACTGACTTCAGAACACCCCAGAGAGACCCCTGACATGGAAATCATAGAGCTAAAGGAAATGG GCAGTCAACCTCATTCACCAAGGGTTCACTCTTTATTCACTGAGGGGACACTAGATCCTCAGGCCCCAGATGCATGTCTGATGGCCAGGGAGACTCAGAATCAAGATGCTCCTTGCCCTGCTCCATTTATGGCAGAAGAGGCCAGCAGCCCCAGCACAGGTCAGCCAAGCCTCTGCAGTTTCAAAATCAACGAGATCTACTCAGGCTGCTTGATTTTGGAAGATGACATAGAAGAGCCTCCAGGAGCTGCTTCATCTTTGGAGGCAGACGGACCTAACCAGGTAGGTGAACTGAAATCCATGGAAGAAGAGCTGGATAAGATGGAGAGAGAGGCGTGTTGTTTTTGCAGTGAGGATGAGAGCTCTTCAAAAGCTGAGACAGAGTACTCTTTTGAGGACTGGGACTGGCAAAACGGTTCACTCAGTtcactcagccttcctgagtCAACCATAGAAGCCAAGAGCAATTTGAACAACATGTCCATGACTGAGGAGTATCTCATCAGTAAGTGTGTGCTGGATCTGAAGATTATGCAGACAATAATGCACGAGAATGATGATAGGCTGAGGATTATCGAGCAGATATTAGATGAAGTTGAGATGAAACAGAAGGAGCAGGAAGAGCGCATGTCTTTATGGGCCACTTCAAGAGAGTTTACAAATGCCTACAAGTTACCTCTGGCCGTGGGCCCTCCATCTTTAAACTATATTCCTCCTGTCCTACAGCTTTCAGGGGGTCAGCAGCCAGACACCAGTGGCAACTACCCAACCCTACCAAGATTTCCAAGAATG
- the LOC115933152 gene encoding inactive serine/threonine-protein kinase TEX14-like isoform X1, translating into MALLTDCLKLESFLLKISTALFLGSKLRHPYLLQLMAVCLSQDLEKTRFVYERITIGTLFSVLHERRSQFPVLHMEVIVHLLLQISDALRYLHFQVFIHRSLSFYAVHIISPGEARLTNLEYMLESKDRGVQRDLTRVPLPTQLYNGAAPEVILQKAATVKSDIYSFSMIMQEILTDDIPWSGLDDSVVKKALVLGNYLEADVRLPKPYCDIVKSGIHVKRKDQTMNLQDIQYILKNDLKDFTGAQRTQPTESPRVQRYGLHPDVDVYLGLTSEHPRETPDMEIIELKEMGSQPHSPRVHSLFTEGTLDPQAPDACLMARETQNQDAPCPAPFMAEEASSPSTGQPSLCSFKINEIYSGCLILEDDIEEPPGAASSLEADGPNQVGELKSMEEELDKMEREACCFCSEDESSSKAETEYSFEDWDWQNGSLSSLSLPESTIEAKSNLNNMSMTEEYLISKCVLDLKIMQTIMHENDDRLRIIEQILDEVEMKQKEQEERMSLWATSREFTNAYKLPLAVGPPSLNYIPPVLQLSGGQQPDTSGNYPTLPRFPRMLLTLSDPGKQNTDEQFQCTQGAKDSLETSRIQNTTLWEAEAGR; encoded by the exons ATGGCTCTCCTAACTGACTGCTTAAAGCTGGAGTCATTTCTGCTCAAAATATCTACAGCTTTGTTTTTGGGAAG caaGCTGCGGCACCCCTACTTGCTACAGTTGATGGCTGTGTGTCTCTCGCAGGACCTAGAGAAAACCCGCTTTGTGTACGAGCGCATCACTATCGGCACATTGTTCAGTGTCCTTCATGAACGA CGGTCCCAGTTCCCAGTGCTGCACATGGAGGTGATTGTGCACCTGCTGCTCCAGATATCTGATGCCCTGAGATACCTGCATTTCCAGGTGTTTATCCACCGCTCCCTCAGCTTCTATGCTGTCCATATCATCTCCCCAGGTGAAGCGAGGCTGACCAACCTGGAGTACATGTTGGAAAG CAAGGACAGAGGTGTACAGAGGGACCTGACTCGAGTGCCCCTTCCTACGCAGCTATACAACGGGGCCGCACCAGAAGTGATCTTACAGAAGGCAGCCACAGTGAAATCAGACATCTACAGCTTTTCTATGATCATGCAGGAGATTTTAACAG ATGACATACCCTGGAGTGGCTTAGATGACTCAGTTGTTAAAAAAGCCTTAGTCTTGGGGAATTATTTAGAAGCTGATGTCAGGCTTCCGAAACCTTACTGTGATATTGTTAAGTCAGGCATCCACGTCAAGCGGAAAGACCAAACTATGAACCTTCAAGATATCCAGTATATTCTGAAGAATGACTTAAAG GATTTTACTGGAGCCCAGAGAACTCAACCAACCGAGAGCCCCAGAGTGCAGAGATACGGACTCCATCCTGATGTCGATGTCTATCTAGGACTGACTTCAGAACACCCCAGAGAGACCCCTGACATGGAAATCATAGAGCTAAAGGAAATGG GCAGTCAACCTCATTCACCAAGGGTTCACTCTTTATTCACTGAGGGGACACTAGATCCTCAGGCCCCAGATGCATGTCTGATGGCCAGGGAGACTCAGAATCAAGATGCTCCTTGCCCTGCTCCATTTATGGCAGAAGAGGCCAGCAGCCCCAGCACAGGTCAGCCAAGCCTCTGCAGTTTCAAAATCAACGAGATCTACTCAGGCTGCTTGATTTTGGAAGATGACATAGAAGAGCCTCCAGGAGCTGCTTCATCTTTGGAGGCAGACGGACCTAACCAGGTAGGTGAACTGAAATCCATGGAAGAAGAGCTGGATAAGATGGAGAGAGAGGCGTGTTGTTTTTGCAGTGAGGATGAGAGCTCTTCAAAAGCTGAGACAGAGTACTCTTTTGAGGACTGGGACTGGCAAAACGGTTCACTCAGTtcactcagccttcctgagtCAACCATAGAAGCCAAGAGCAATTTGAACAACATGTCCATGACTGAGGAGTATCTCATCAGTAAGTGTGTGCTGGATCTGAAGATTATGCAGACAATAATGCACGAGAATGATGATAGGCTGAGGATTATCGAGCAGATATTAGATGAAGTTGAGATGAAACAGAAGGAGCAGGAAGAGCGCATGTCTTTATGGGCCACTTCAAGAGAGTTTACAAATGCCTACAAGTTACCTCTGGCCGTGGGCCCTCCATCTTTAAACTATATTCCTCCTGTCCTACAGCTTTCAGGGGGTCAGCAGCCAGACACCAGTGGCAACTACCCAACCCTACCAAGATTTCCAAGAATG
- the LOC115933152 gene encoding inactive serine/threonine-protein kinase TEX14-like isoform X3 has protein sequence MALLTDCLKLESFLLKISTALFLGSKLRHPYLLQLMAVCLSQDLEKTRFVYERITIGTLFSVLHERRSQFPVLHMEVIVHLLLQISDALRYLHFQVFIHRSLSFYAVHIISPGEARLTNLEYMLESKDRGVQRDLTRVPLPTQLYNGAAPEVILQKAATVKSDIYSFSMIMQEILTDDIPWSGLDDSVVKKALVLGNYLEADVRLPKPYCDIVKSGIHVKRKDQTMNLQDIQYILKNDLKDFTGAQRTQPTESPRVQRYGLHPDVDVYLGLTSEHPRETPDMEIIELKEMGSQPHSPRVHSLFTEGTLDPQAPDACLMARETQNQDAPCPAPFMAEEASSPSTGQPSLCSFKINEIYSGCLILEDDIEEPPGAASSLEADGPNQLSGGQQPDTSGNYPTLPRFPRMLLTLSDPGKQNTDEQFQCTQGAKDSLETSRIQNTTLWEAEAGR, from the exons ATGGCTCTCCTAACTGACTGCTTAAAGCTGGAGTCATTTCTGCTCAAAATATCTACAGCTTTGTTTTTGGGAAG caaGCTGCGGCACCCCTACTTGCTACAGTTGATGGCTGTGTGTCTCTCGCAGGACCTAGAGAAAACCCGCTTTGTGTACGAGCGCATCACTATCGGCACATTGTTCAGTGTCCTTCATGAACGA CGGTCCCAGTTCCCAGTGCTGCACATGGAGGTGATTGTGCACCTGCTGCTCCAGATATCTGATGCCCTGAGATACCTGCATTTCCAGGTGTTTATCCACCGCTCCCTCAGCTTCTATGCTGTCCATATCATCTCCCCAGGTGAAGCGAGGCTGACCAACCTGGAGTACATGTTGGAAAG CAAGGACAGAGGTGTACAGAGGGACCTGACTCGAGTGCCCCTTCCTACGCAGCTATACAACGGGGCCGCACCAGAAGTGATCTTACAGAAGGCAGCCACAGTGAAATCAGACATCTACAGCTTTTCTATGATCATGCAGGAGATTTTAACAG ATGACATACCCTGGAGTGGCTTAGATGACTCAGTTGTTAAAAAAGCCTTAGTCTTGGGGAATTATTTAGAAGCTGATGTCAGGCTTCCGAAACCTTACTGTGATATTGTTAAGTCAGGCATCCACGTCAAGCGGAAAGACCAAACTATGAACCTTCAAGATATCCAGTATATTCTGAAGAATGACTTAAAG GATTTTACTGGAGCCCAGAGAACTCAACCAACCGAGAGCCCCAGAGTGCAGAGATACGGACTCCATCCTGATGTCGATGTCTATCTAGGACTGACTTCAGAACACCCCAGAGAGACCCCTGACATGGAAATCATAGAGCTAAAGGAAATGG GCAGTCAACCTCATTCACCAAGGGTTCACTCTTTATTCACTGAGGGGACACTAGATCCTCAGGCCCCAGATGCATGTCTGATGGCCAGGGAGACTCAGAATCAAGATGCTCCTTGCCCTGCTCCATTTATGGCAGAAGAGGCCAGCAGCCCCAGCACAGGTCAGCCAAGCCTCTGCAGTTTCAAAATCAACGAGATCTACTCAGGCTGCTTGATTTTGGAAGATGACATAGAAGAGCCTCCAGGAGCTGCTTCATCTTTGGAGGCAGACGGACCTAACCAG CTTTCAGGGGGTCAGCAGCCAGACACCAGTGGCAACTACCCAACCCTACCAAGATTTCCAAGAATG